In the genome of Leeuwenhoekiella sp. MAR_2009_132, one region contains:
- a CDS encoding fasciclin domain-containing protein, translating to MKSFNRILQVLAITVLTTSLISCSDDDDNGVMPSETNTIADIVSNSDDFDILLAAAVKADLVGTLSTTANTDLTVFAPTDAAFISYLGATDETAAISTVNSLSSDVVANLLLNHVLGTSVTASEITAGYVKALSTNADGDNLDLYVGVASGTVTINGISDVTTPDVAADNGVIHVVDAVIPEATIATFASADPNFSTLLAAVVQEDLAATLSGAGTFTVFAPTNDAFQALIDADPNDGITSAADILALGDSDATTTSALDNILRHHVLGATVRAEDLSTTAPTPATPLFAGGGLSIDATVTPPSITDGSGTKYDIVVTNVTGTNGVIHAITGVLMPE from the coding sequence ATGAAATCATTTAACAGAATTCTCCAAGTACTTGCTATAACGGTACTTACAACAAGTTTAATTTCGTGTAGCGACGACGACGACAACGGGGTGATGCCTTCAGAAACGAATACGATTGCGGATATTGTTTCTAACAGTGATGATTTTGACATCCTACTTGCAGCAGCAGTAAAAGCTGATCTTGTAGGTACATTATCTACTACAGCAAACACAGATTTAACTGTATTTGCTCCTACAGATGCAGCATTTATTTCCTATTTAGGTGCGACAGACGAAACTGCCGCAATTAGTACTGTAAATTCATTATCAAGTGATGTGGTTGCTAATTTATTACTGAATCACGTATTGGGAACTTCAGTCACTGCTTCTGAAATTACAGCGGGTTATGTAAAAGCTTTATCTACAAATGCAGATGGTGACAACCTCGATTTATATGTAGGTGTAGCTAGTGGAACCGTTACTATTAATGGAATCTCAGATGTTACTACACCAGATGTAGCAGCAGATAACGGTGTGATACACGTTGTTGACGCAGTTATACCTGAAGCTACAATTGCTACTTTTGCTAGTGCAGATCCTAACTTCTCCACCTTATTAGCGGCAGTTGTTCAGGAAGATTTAGCTGCGACATTATCTGGAGCGGGAACCTTTACAGTGTTTGCTCCTACTAATGACGCCTTTCAGGCATTAATTGATGCAGACCCTAATGATGGCATCACAAGCGCTGCAGATATCCTGGCTCTAGGGGATTCTGATGCTACCACAACAAGTGCACTTGACAACATTTTAAGACACCATGTATTAGGTGCTACGGTACGTGCTGAAGATTTGAGCACCACTGCTCCTACACCTGCTACTCCATTATTTGCTGGTGGTGGTTTAAGTATAGATGCAACTGTAACACCTCCTTCTATTACAGATGGTTCTGGTACTAAATACGACATTGTGGTTACTAATGTTACCGGTACAAACGGTGTCATTCACGCGATAACCGGTGTTCTAATGCCTGAATAA
- the mnmA gene encoding tRNA 2-thiouridine(34) synthase MnmA produces MKTVVVGLSGGVDSSVSAYLLKEAGYNVIGLFMKNWHDDSVTISDDCPWLDDSNDAMLVAEKLGIPFQTVDLSVEYKDRIVDYMFREYEMGRTPNPDVLCNREIKFDVFMKIALELGADFVATGHYCQKGEVEVDGKPIYQLLAGADDNKDQSYFLCQLSQDQLAKTLFPIGHLQKSEVRKIAKAENLVTADKKDSQGLCFIGKVRLPDFLQQQLKPKEGVIVEITSEKAQEKIDILQSENRSSVAVAITDVAALAQKPKYRVTDGRIVGKHQGAHYFTKGQRKGLAVGGTPEPLFVIDTDVEENVIYTGQGKDHPGLLRSALYVQESEIHYIREDLELQIGETREVEARIRYRQPLVKAWLHKTEVGLYVSFDEPQAAISEGQFVAWYNGNECLGSGVIS; encoded by the coding sequence ATGAAAACCGTTGTTGTAGGTCTTAGTGGAGGAGTAGATAGTAGTGTTTCAGCCTATTTATTGAAGGAGGCCGGGTATAATGTTATTGGCCTGTTTATGAAGAATTGGCACGACGACTCTGTTACAATATCAGATGACTGCCCCTGGCTTGATGATAGTAATGATGCGATGCTTGTAGCAGAGAAATTGGGAATTCCCTTTCAGACTGTAGATTTAAGCGTAGAATATAAAGATCGAATCGTTGATTATATGTTTAGGGAATACGAGATGGGACGCACGCCCAACCCCGATGTACTGTGTAATCGCGAAATCAAATTTGATGTTTTTATGAAAATAGCACTGGAGCTAGGTGCAGATTTTGTCGCGACCGGTCATTATTGTCAGAAAGGTGAAGTTGAGGTTGATGGTAAACCGATATATCAATTGCTGGCAGGAGCAGATGACAACAAAGATCAATCTTATTTTCTATGTCAGTTATCACAGGATCAACTTGCCAAAACCTTGTTTCCTATAGGTCATTTACAAAAAAGCGAGGTGCGTAAAATTGCTAAGGCCGAAAATCTGGTGACTGCAGATAAAAAAGATTCTCAAGGACTTTGCTTCATAGGTAAAGTACGTTTGCCAGACTTTTTACAACAACAATTAAAGCCAAAAGAGGGTGTTATTGTAGAAATCACTTCAGAAAAGGCACAGGAAAAAATAGACATTTTACAATCAGAAAATAGAAGTAGCGTTGCTGTTGCTATAACCGATGTAGCTGCATTAGCTCAGAAACCAAAATATAGAGTAACAGACGGTAGAATTGTAGGTAAGCATCAGGGAGCTCATTATTTTACAAAAGGGCAACGTAAAGGTCTCGCCGTTGGCGGAACTCCTGAACCTTTGTTTGTTATTGATACTGATGTTGAGGAAAACGTTATTTATACCGGCCAGGGTAAAGATCATCCCGGCTTATTGCGTTCTGCTCTGTATGTTCAGGAAAGTGAAATTCATTACATACGTGAAGATCTTGAGTTACAAATAGGAGAAACACGCGAGGTAGAAGCGCGTATAAGATACCGCCAGCCTTTGGTTAAAGCCTGGCTACACAAAACAGAAGTTGGTCTTTACGTATCGTTTGATGAGCCACAGGCAGCAATAAGCGAGGGTCAATTTGTAGCCTGGTATAATGGTAACGAATGTTTAGGGTCTGGAGTAATTTCATAA
- a CDS encoding NAD(P)H-dependent flavin oxidoreductase — MNRITSLFGIQYPIIQAGMIWASGWKLASAVSNAGGLGIIGAGSMYPEILKEHLIKCKKATSQPFAVNVPLLYPDIDKLMQIIIEEEVKIVFTSAGNPKTWTSHLKENGITVVHVVSSVKFALKAEEAGVDAVVAEGFEAGGHNGREETTTFTLIPMVKEQLTVPLIAAGGIATGRGMLAAMVLGADAVQIGSRFVATPEASSHINFKNKVIAAKEGDTELTLKELAPVRLLKNKFYDDVKALYATAPSKEQLVELLGRARAKKGMFEGDLEEGELEIGQIAGLIHSIKPAAKIIEELMTDFDRAKTELALL, encoded by the coding sequence TTGAATAGAATCACATCACTTTTCGGTATACAATATCCCATAATTCAAGCCGGGATGATCTGGGCCAGTGGCTGGAAACTTGCCAGTGCTGTAAGTAATGCAGGAGGATTAGGGATTATAGGTGCAGGTTCTATGTATCCTGAAATTTTAAAAGAACATCTTATAAAGTGTAAAAAAGCGACATCACAACCATTTGCCGTTAATGTGCCTCTTCTGTATCCTGATATAGATAAACTGATGCAAATCATTATTGAAGAAGAAGTCAAAATTGTATTTACAAGTGCAGGTAATCCTAAAACGTGGACTTCTCACTTAAAAGAAAATGGGATCACTGTGGTGCACGTAGTGAGTAGCGTAAAGTTTGCACTAAAAGCCGAAGAAGCAGGAGTAGATGCGGTGGTTGCTGAAGGATTTGAAGCCGGTGGTCATAATGGTCGCGAAGAGACTACTACATTTACCCTTATACCTATGGTAAAAGAACAATTGACAGTACCTTTAATTGCCGCAGGTGGTATTGCTACAGGAAGAGGAATGCTCGCAGCTATGGTTCTAGGAGCAGATGCTGTACAAATAGGAAGCAGGTTTGTTGCTACACCTGAAGCAAGTAGTCACATTAACTTTAAAAATAAGGTTATAGCAGCAAAGGAAGGAGATACAGAGTTGACTTTAAAAGAGCTTGCACCTGTACGCTTACTTAAAAATAAATTTTACGATGATGTAAAAGCTCTATATGCCACAGCCCCATCTAAAGAACAACTTGTTGAGCTCTTAGGGAGAGCACGCGCTAAGAAAGGTATGTTTGAAGGAGATTTGGAAGAAGGCGAATTAGAGATAGGTCAAATTGCAGGACTAATACATAGTATCAAACCTGCCGCTAAAATCATAGAAGAATTAATGACTGATTTTGATCGTGCTAAAACGGAGTTGGCATTGTTATAG
- a CDS encoding type 1 glutamine amidotransferase domain-containing protein: MKKVLFVLTSHDKLGDTGEKTGFWIEEFAAPYYTLHDKGIEITIASPKGGQPPIDPKSSAEDAQTEATKRFNADEALQAKLATTTKLSEVDQDGFDAIFYPGGHGPLWDLAEDKDSIALIESFYANNKPVSAVCHAPAVFKHTKSADGNSLVKGKKVTGFTNTEEEAVQLTDVVPFLVEDMLKENGGIYSKGDDWGVYTQEDGLLITGQNPASSEKVAEILLERLA; this comes from the coding sequence ATGAAAAAGGTATTATTTGTACTTACAAGTCACGATAAATTAGGAGATACGGGAGAGAAAACAGGATTCTGGATTGAAGAATTTGCTGCTCCTTATTATACGCTTCACGATAAGGGTATTGAAATTACAATTGCTTCTCCTAAAGGTGGTCAACCACCTATAGATCCTAAAAGTTCTGCTGAGGATGCACAAACAGAAGCTACTAAACGTTTTAACGCAGATGAAGCTTTACAAGCTAAATTAGCGACTACAACAAAATTGTCTGAAGTTGATCAAGATGGTTTTGATGCGATTTTCTACCCGGGTGGACACGGTCCATTATGGGATTTAGCAGAAGATAAAGATTCTATTGCTTTAATTGAATCATTTTATGCTAACAATAAACCCGTAAGTGCTGTATGTCACGCTCCAGCTGTTTTTAAACATACTAAAAGTGCAGACGGAAATTCTTTAGTAAAAGGTAAAAAAGTTACCGGATTTACTAATACTGAAGAAGAAGCTGTGCAACTTACAGATGTAGTACCATTTTTAGTAGAAGATATGCTTAAAGAAAACGGTGGTATTTATTCAAAAGGTGATGACTGGGGAGTTTATACTCAAGAAGACGGTCTTTTAATTACAGGGCAAAACCCTGCTTCTTCAGAAAAAGTTGCTGAAATTTTACTAGAGCGTTTAGCATAG
- a CDS encoding CIA30 family protein: MNTTLFNFKKDADISKWQVVDDVVMGGRSSGTFKLNEDGYGEFSGHISLENNGGFSSLQYPFSTISVNPKQVIELYLKGDGKDYQFRVKDKISNSHSYVYPFKTTGDWEVIRIQLSQMTPQFRGRKLQMKAFDQNQIEQLTFLIGNKKQEDFKLELDKIVLVH; encoded by the coding sequence ATGAACACCACGCTATTCAATTTTAAAAAAGATGCAGACATTAGTAAATGGCAAGTAGTTGACGACGTTGTAATGGGAGGTAGATCGTCGGGTACATTTAAACTCAATGAGGATGGCTATGGAGAATTTTCAGGGCATATATCTTTAGAAAATAATGGTGGCTTTTCATCCCTGCAATACCCGTTTTCTACTATTTCTGTAAATCCTAAACAGGTTATTGAACTCTATTTAAAAGGTGATGGTAAAGATTATCAGTTTAGAGTAAAAGACAAAATCTCAAATTCACACTCTTATGTATATCCCTTTAAAACAACCGGAGATTGGGAAGTTATACGTATTCAACTAAGTCAAATGACTCCACAATTTAGAGGTCGCAAATTACAGATGAAAGCGTTTGATCAAAATCAGATAGAGCAACTTACTTTTTTAATAGGAAATAAAAAACAAGAAGATTTTAAACTTGAGCTCGATAAAATTGTTTTAGTACATTAA
- a CDS encoding alpha-amylase family glycosyl hydrolase, whose translation MKHTLLYFFLGCSLLSCKSKTENTAEISETIVTEAKKPFAWEAANVYFLLTDRFNNGNTNNDINFGRDKETAVLRGFKGGDIAGITQKIEDGYFTNLGINAIWFTPVVEQVHGAVDEGTGVTYGYHGYWTKDWTALDPNFGTYEELQKLVTTAHQNGIRIVMDVVLNHTGPVTDTDVFWGEDWARQQPQCTYDGYDATTLCTLVANLPDIKTESEKEVELPAFLIEKWKKEGRYDAELEELNSFFATSELAKTPRNYIIKWLTDYIRDLGIDAFRVDTVKHVDEAAWSVMRTQADLAFASWKNTNPDLVLDDNAFFMLGEVYNYNIGGGRDYDFGDQKVDYFAHGFDNLINFQFKYDATGDYEQMFSSYDSILHTALKSKSVLNYATSHDDGQPFDKDRSKAYETGTKLLLTPGLSQVYYGDEIARNLTIPGADGDATLRGMMPWSQLDSTETKAILNHWQKLGTFRRDHLSVGAGRHKMLQEKPYVFSRTYSKNEINDAVVVGLDLPEGEKEIPVTPVFKDGETITDRYSGNTATVKNGKIYLNTAFTIVLLEKI comes from the coding sequence ATGAAACACACACTACTCTACTTCTTTTTAGGTTGTTCTCTTCTAAGTTGTAAATCAAAAACAGAAAATACAGCAGAAATTTCTGAAACCATAGTAACAGAAGCTAAAAAACCTTTTGCCTGGGAAGCTGCCAATGTTTACTTTCTGCTTACAGATCGTTTCAATAATGGCAACACAAATAACGATATCAATTTTGGACGCGATAAAGAAACGGCTGTTTTACGTGGATTTAAAGGTGGTGATATTGCAGGTATTACGCAAAAGATTGAAGATGGCTATTTTACAAACTTAGGTATTAATGCAATTTGGTTTACTCCGGTTGTTGAGCAAGTACATGGTGCAGTTGATGAAGGTACAGGCGTAACCTATGGGTATCATGGGTATTGGACTAAAGACTGGACTGCTCTTGATCCTAACTTTGGTACTTATGAAGAATTACAAAAGCTTGTTACTACAGCGCATCAAAATGGAATACGCATCGTGATGGATGTTGTACTTAACCACACAGGACCAGTTACTGATACTGATGTTTTTTGGGGTGAAGATTGGGCACGGCAACAACCCCAGTGTACCTATGATGGCTATGACGCTACAACTCTATGTACGCTGGTAGCAAACCTACCCGATATAAAAACCGAAAGCGAAAAAGAAGTTGAATTACCTGCTTTTTTAATAGAAAAATGGAAAAAAGAAGGGCGTTACGATGCAGAATTAGAAGAGTTAAACTCGTTTTTTGCAACTAGTGAGCTTGCTAAAACTCCGCGGAATTACATTATAAAATGGCTTACAGATTACATTCGTGATTTAGGCATAGACGCTTTTAGGGTAGATACTGTAAAGCATGTTGATGAGGCAGCGTGGTCTGTTATGAGAACACAGGCAGACCTGGCATTTGCCAGCTGGAAAAACACAAATCCTGATTTAGTCTTAGACGATAATGCATTTTTTATGTTAGGAGAAGTCTATAATTATAACATTGGCGGTGGTAGAGATTATGATTTTGGAGATCAGAAAGTAGATTATTTTGCTCACGGTTTTGACAACCTAATCAATTTTCAATTTAAGTATGATGCCACGGGAGATTATGAGCAGATGTTCTCCAGCTATGACTCTATACTACACACTGCTTTAAAGAGTAAAAGTGTACTTAATTATGCGACGTCGCACGACGACGGTCAACCTTTTGATAAAGACCGAAGTAAAGCCTACGAAACCGGAACTAAATTATTACTTACACCCGGTTTGTCACAGGTTTATTACGGTGATGAGATTGCCCGCAATCTAACGATTCCCGGTGCAGACGGTGATGCTACATTACGTGGAATGATGCCGTGGTCACAACTAGATTCTACCGAAACTAAAGCCATCCTAAATCACTGGCAAAAACTGGGAACTTTTAGAAGAGATCATCTTTCTGTAGGTGCCGGGCGCCATAAAATGCTTCAGGAAAAGCCGTACGTGTTTTCAAGAACTTATTCTAAAAATGAAATCAATGATGCAGTTGTTGTAGGCTTAGATTTACCAGAAGGTGAAAAAGAAATTCCGGTTACTCCTGTTTTCAAAGATGGTGAGACTATTACAGATAGATATTCCGGGAATACTGCTACAGTTAAAAATGGTAAAATATACTTAAACACCGCATTTACAATTGTATTACTTGAAAAGATTTAA
- the menA gene encoding 1,4-dihydroxy-2-naphthoate octaprenyltransferase, with protein MTRVKAWISAARLRTLPLSVSGILVGSALAYNTGAFRWSIFILALLATLGFQILSNFANDYGDGVKGTDNHERIGPARAMQSGLLTANQLKRGIVFTAVLTSLLSLALIYTAFGSDKFVQSLIFFLLGLSAILAAVKYTVGRGAYGYRGLGDFFVFIFFGLVAVVGTYYMYTLELRRVVFLPALTIGFLSMAVLNLNNMRDRLSDSRVNKNTLAVILGEKKAKIYHYSLIGGAFLATLIFFQLTNTFKYSAIAFVVFIPLAKHIKVVKENHSPALLDPQLKKVALATFFFSILFTLGFLF; from the coding sequence ATGACACGAGTTAAAGCTTGGATTTCTGCCGCACGGTTGCGTACGCTGCCCTTATCTGTTTCAGGGATACTTGTAGGTAGCGCACTGGCTTATAATACAGGGGCTTTTAGATGGAGCATTTTTATCCTGGCTTTACTGGCAACTCTGGGTTTTCAAATTCTTTCAAACTTTGCTAATGATTATGGTGATGGTGTAAAAGGCACAGACAATCATGAACGTATAGGTCCTGCTCGTGCTATGCAAAGTGGTTTATTGACTGCTAATCAACTCAAAAGAGGTATTGTTTTTACAGCAGTATTAACCAGTTTATTAAGTCTGGCGCTTATTTACACAGCTTTTGGCTCTGATAAGTTTGTACAATCTTTAATCTTCTTTCTATTAGGTCTGTCTGCCATACTTGCTGCAGTTAAATATACTGTAGGGCGTGGGGCTTATGGTTATAGAGGGTTAGGTGATTTTTTTGTCTTTATATTTTTTGGATTGGTTGCAGTCGTAGGTACTTATTATATGTACACCTTAGAATTACGTAGGGTAGTTTTTTTACCTGCTTTAACAATAGGCTTTCTAAGTATGGCGGTTCTTAATCTTAATAATATGCGTGATCGCCTGTCAGACTCACGCGTAAATAAGAATACGCTTGCGGTTATTTTAGGCGAGAAAAAGGCAAAAATTTATCATTATAGTTTAATAGGCGGTGCTTTTTTAGCGACTCTAATTTTCTTTCAACTCACAAATACGTTTAAATATTCTGCTATAGCATTTGTGGTTTTTATTCCGTTAGCAAAACACATTAAGGTCGTTAAAGAAAATCACAGCCCGGCGCTTTTAGATCCTCAACTTAAAAAAGTTGCCCTGGCGACATTTTTCTTTTCGATACTTTTTACACTGGGTTTTCTATTTTAA
- a CDS encoding metal-dependent hydrolase translates to MKITYYGQNCFGFETEKATLLTDPFITGNDLAKDKIDIKDLNPDFIFLTHAHQDHTLDAEAIAKQSGATIVSNYEIANHYAAKDLKTHPMNHGGSWEFSFGKAKYVNAIHTSSFPDGSYGGQPGGFVFSIDGKTIYMAGDTALTMDMKLIPLEFDLDVAILPIGDNFTMGIGDAVRASDFIECNNIIGCHYDTFGFIEIDHDGAKKAFSSVEKKLTLLKIGESIEL, encoded by the coding sequence ATGAAAATCACCTATTACGGCCAAAATTGCTTTGGTTTTGAAACTGAAAAAGCAACACTTCTTACAGATCCTTTTATAACCGGAAACGACCTCGCAAAGGACAAAATTGATATTAAAGATTTAAATCCAGATTTTATATTCTTAACGCATGCACATCAAGATCACACCTTAGATGCTGAAGCTATAGCGAAACAATCTGGCGCAACGATTGTAAGCAATTATGAGATTGCAAATCATTATGCTGCAAAAGATTTGAAAACACACCCCATGAACCACGGCGGTAGTTGGGAATTTTCATTTGGTAAAGCTAAATATGTAAATGCAATACACACCAGCTCCTTCCCAGATGGAAGTTACGGCGGTCAACCCGGTGGTTTTGTTTTTAGTATAGATGGTAAGACTATCTATATGGCCGGCGATACCGCGCTAACGATGGATATGAAGTTGATTCCGTTAGAGTTTGATCTTGATGTGGCTATTTTACCTATTGGAGATAATTTTACAATGGGAATAGGCGATGCAGTACGTGCAAGTGATTTTATAGAATGTAATAATATTATAGGTTGTCACTACGATACGTTCGGTTTTATAGAAATTGATCACGATGGCGCCAAAAAAGCATTTAGTTCTGTAGAAAAGAAACTTACATTACTTAAAATAGGAGAATCAATAGAATTATAA
- a CDS encoding o-succinylbenzoate synthase yields MKATYKKYILDFKRPSGTSRGVLNQKETWFIKIEEEQKIGIGECGILRGLSIDDRPDYEENLKWACENIHLGEQTLYDRLVDFPSIQFGVEMAFQSFNAANTFELFPSAFTQGKDAIAINGLIWMGTPQFMQDQIAEKLASGFDCIKMKIGAIDFDAEIKLLEGIREQFSAEQITLRVDANGAFKPTEALQKLERLAALELHSIEQPIKQHQVKEMAILCEKTPLPIALDEELIGVFGYKRQKELLQQIKPQYIILKPSLVGGFRGCDTWIQLAEEQGIGWWITSALESNIGLNAIAQYTFSKSTTIPQGLGTGGLYTNNVSSPLEIKQGQLWYSQHQSWSFQF; encoded by the coding sequence TTGAAAGCAACATATAAAAAATATATTCTAGACTTTAAACGCCCCAGTGGAACATCTCGGGGCGTTCTTAATCAAAAGGAAACCTGGTTTATAAAAATTGAAGAAGAACAAAAGATAGGAATTGGTGAGTGTGGTATTCTGCGTGGTTTAAGTATAGACGACCGTCCTGATTATGAAGAAAACCTAAAGTGGGCTTGTGAAAATATTCATCTGGGCGAGCAAACCCTTTACGACAGATTAGTAGATTTTCCTAGCATACAGTTTGGAGTTGAGATGGCTTTTCAATCATTTAATGCTGCAAACACTTTTGAGCTTTTTCCTTCTGCATTTACGCAAGGTAAAGATGCGATAGCAATCAACGGACTCATCTGGATGGGGACGCCTCAGTTTATGCAGGATCAAATAGCCGAAAAACTAGCTTCCGGTTTTGATTGTATAAAAATGAAAATTGGGGCTATTGATTTTGATGCCGAAATAAAACTTTTAGAAGGAATAAGAGAGCAGTTTTCCGCAGAACAAATAACTCTGAGAGTTGATGCGAACGGGGCTTTTAAACCTACCGAAGCATTACAAAAATTAGAACGGCTTGCAGCTTTAGAGCTTCACTCCATAGAACAGCCTATAAAACAACACCAAGTAAAAGAGATGGCAATATTGTGTGAGAAAACACCGCTGCCTATTGCTCTTGATGAAGAATTGATAGGTGTGTTTGGCTATAAGCGTCAAAAAGAATTACTTCAACAAATTAAACCGCAATACATTATTTTAAAACCCAGTCTTGTAGGAGGTTTTAGAGGTTGCGATACCTGGATTCAGCTTGCAGAGGAGCAAGGCATAGGCTGGTGGATTACATCAGCTTTAGAAAGTAATATAGGTTTAAATGCAATTGCACAATATACATTTTCAAAAAGTACAACAATTCCTCAAGGCTTAGGTACTGGCGGTTTATACACAAATAATGTATCTTCCCCGTTAGAAATAAAGCAAGGGCAGTTGTGGTATTCTCAACATCAAAGCTGGAGCTTTCAATTTTAA
- a CDS encoding CPBP family intramembrane glutamic endopeptidase produces MFIELAYKSLHNFWRYLLGSVLVIFASVIGQLPLTIAVLFKLGVSNMDNPEELQSSMENLDQNAIMGVLDKNLTFFLILISFVFALGGLLFVIKFLHQQKLKDLVTTRAKFDWGRVWFAFGMIAIYTVTATLISYFYAPEELLVSFNLVPFLILAVIAILFVPIQTSVEELVFRGYLMQGFGVLAKNRWFPLLMTSFIFGGLHYFNPEISAMGDIVMVFYFGTGLILGIMTLMDEGMELALGYHAANNLITALLVTADWTAFQTDSIFKDISDPTAGIVDVLPVFIIYPIFLGILAYKYKWTGWKEKLFGAVNEPESPKLEDHFVAD; encoded by the coding sequence ATGTTTATAGAATTAGCTTACAAGTCGCTGCATAATTTCTGGAGGTACCTCTTAGGTTCTGTACTTGTTATTTTTGCATCAGTGATAGGGCAATTACCGCTTACAATTGCAGTATTATTTAAGTTGGGGGTTTCTAATATGGACAATCCTGAAGAGCTGCAAAGTTCTATGGAAAATCTAGATCAAAATGCAATAATGGGCGTTCTCGATAAGAACCTTACTTTCTTTCTTATACTTATCTCTTTTGTTTTCGCCCTTGGCGGATTATTGTTTGTTATTAAATTTTTACATCAGCAAAAGCTCAAAGATCTGGTTACTACACGAGCAAAATTTGATTGGGGAAGAGTTTGGTTTGCTTTTGGTATGATTGCGATCTATACCGTCACGGCGACACTAATCAGCTATTTTTATGCTCCTGAAGAACTGTTAGTTTCCTTTAATCTTGTACCATTTTTAATACTGGCGGTTATTGCAATTCTTTTTGTGCCCATACAAACAAGTGTAGAAGAATTAGTTTTTAGAGGCTATTTAATGCAGGGTTTTGGAGTACTGGCTAAAAACAGATGGTTTCCGCTGCTTATGACTTCTTTTATATTTGGTGGCTTGCATTATTTCAACCCTGAGATAAGTGCGATGGGAGATATCGTAATGGTCTTTTATTTTGGTACCGGTCTTATTCTAGGTATTATGACTTTGATGGATGAAGGCATGGAGCTTGCCTTGGGATACCACGCAGCAAACAATCTTATAACTGCTCTATTAGTAACCGCAGATTGGACTGCCTTTCAGACCGATTCAATTTTCAAGGATATTTCAGATCCTACAGCAGGAATTGTTGATGTACTACCGGTATTTATAATTTATCCTATCTTTTTAGGAATATTAGCCTATAAATACAAATGGACCGGATGGAAAGAAAAGCTATTTGGAGCTGTAAATGAACCGGAAAGTCCTAAATTAGAAGACCATTTTGTAGCAGATTAA
- a CDS encoding AMP-binding protein → MSKYEVHPEFKLNGKPLKAAGLKVLAADLIDSGELYEQELASFILDWLNDKDYVFVNTSGSTGVPKSIKLLKKHMINSAKATGKQFKLDAGTSALHCLPTRFIAGKMMFVRAVILGWKLDVVPPKSNPLDQVFKRYDFSAMTPFQLDNSIARLHLLSKLIIGGGVFSETLKNLVKDSPAKIYETYGMTETITHIAVRRVNSKKAKDAEPPFKTLNKVTVSQDDRGCLIIKAPKVTTDPIVTNDLVDLVSYKKFHWLGRIDNVVNSGGIKLYPESIEKKLTLQIDVNFLVAGIPDDKLGERLILIMECDSFDASKLNFEVLEKYEVPKELYCVPKFARTPNGKIKRSEIITGLKPEYKI, encoded by the coding sequence ATGTCTAAATATGAAGTACATCCTGAATTTAAACTCAACGGTAAGCCGCTAAAGGCAGCAGGTTTAAAAGTACTCGCTGCAGATTTAATTGACAGTGGCGAATTGTATGAGCAGGAGCTTGCTTCATTTATTCTTGACTGGCTTAATGATAAAGATTATGTATTTGTAAATACCTCGGGATCTACAGGTGTTCCTAAAAGCATAAAGCTTCTTAAAAAGCACATGATTAATAGTGCAAAAGCCACCGGTAAACAGTTTAAGTTAGACGCAGGTACTTCTGCTTTGCATTGTTTGCCTACCCGGTTCATTGCCGGTAAAATGATGTTTGTACGTGCAGTTATTTTAGGTTGGAAATTAGATGTGGTTCCTCCTAAATCTAATCCGCTTGATCAGGTTTTTAAGCGTTACGATTTTTCTGCGATGACGCCATTTCAGCTTGATAACAGTATTGCACGTTTACATTTATTAAGCAAGCTTATAATAGGTGGTGGGGTATTTTCTGAAACGCTTAAAAACTTAGTAAAAGACAGTCCCGCAAAAATCTATGAGACTTACGGGATGACAGAAACCATTACACATATAGCAGTGCGTAGGGTCAATTCTAAAAAAGCCAAAGATGCAGAGCCTCCTTTTAAAACGTTAAATAAAGTTACCGTAAGCCAGGATGACCGCGGTTGCCTCATTATAAAAGCGCCTAAGGTTACAACAGATCCTATTGTTACAAACGATTTGGTTGATCTCGTCTCCTATAAAAAATTTCACTGGCTAGGTCGCATAGACAATGTTGTAAACAGTGGTGGTATTAAATTGTATCCAGAGAGTATTGAGAAAAAACTTACGCTTCAGATAGATGTAAATTTTCTTGTCGCGGGTATCCCTGATGATAAGCTGGGAGAGCGTTTAATTCTTATTATGGAATGTGACAGTTTTGATGCTTCAAAACTCAATTTTGAAGTTTTAGAAAAGTATGAGGTTCCTAAAGAGTTATACTGTGTTCCTAAATTTGCACGTACTCCTAATGGAAAAATCAAGCGTAGTGAAATTATAACGGGCTTAAAACCAGAATACAAAATTTAA